From the Roseiconus lacunae genome, one window contains:
- a CDS encoding site-2 protease family protein — MLTDLLLVFAEAEPSMLEAIWAQTLLWTRVVVGIGLVIFVHELGHFVAAKTFGVKCEKFYVGFDPPLKIGPIKLPSALAKFRYGETEYGIGVIPLGGYVKMLGQDDDPRKLKQESERAKQLEESDEDPVDEDADEQELERSEDFDPRSLPAKPVWQRMIIMSAGVFMNVITGVMFAAAAFFYGVPYTPTIVGSVAPGGPAWQADLQPGGKVVSVAGVSDDLMRFRDMQMEVLHSGLEDSEQSLPVTLKYGDENREMNLPMMSIPGKENHRLIGVIMAHRPMINEKEIGVPKSVAAEVLSEKDKGATIVSFNGTAIDHEADVPSLPLLDFMYSNPDKPIELVLKRTDGSEHTVTLPAQYGQWVGIRVKPGPITALVDGGPAEKAGMQVGDQIVAVEGLEQLNIGALLLRLSEETDVNLTVKRGDSEQTLTITPDDSLQTSDPLDLVRHVAAMNAYGFAFEVSSVIASFDQSLKVDGDLPQPGDVLKEIVLVAENDFPAEFKEEPYSTLVNELSKPWKFSNQSTSWSFFESIQALPAGTKFRLRCARGESQKIIESTIQVAADTEQVRFSRGLALQPYKSIRIADSFGEAVSLGLRESKHRLGDVLRFLKMAFTGRVSANMVGGPIRIFQAAGIEAERGIPIQLLFLTMLSMNLAILNFLPIPVLDGGHMLFLLYEAVRGRRVDEEIEFKLTLAGGLMLLTLMVFVFFNDIVNISM; from the coding sequence ATGCTAACCGACCTGCTTCTCGTGTTTGCCGAAGCGGAACCCTCCATGCTGGAGGCAATTTGGGCTCAAACGCTGCTCTGGACCCGCGTCGTCGTCGGGATTGGTTTGGTCATCTTCGTCCACGAACTCGGACACTTCGTCGCCGCGAAGACGTTTGGGGTGAAGTGCGAGAAGTTTTACGTCGGCTTCGACCCACCATTGAAGATCGGCCCGATCAAGTTGCCGAGTGCTTTGGCAAAGTTTCGTTACGGGGAAACTGAGTATGGCATCGGCGTGATCCCACTCGGTGGCTACGTCAAAATGCTTGGCCAAGACGACGACCCGCGAAAGCTGAAACAGGAATCTGAGCGTGCCAAACAGCTTGAAGAATCCGACGAGGACCCCGTCGATGAAGACGCGGACGAACAAGAACTCGAGCGTAGCGAGGACTTTGATCCACGCAGTTTGCCGGCCAAACCGGTTTGGCAGCGGATGATCATCATGAGCGCCGGCGTATTTATGAACGTGATCACCGGCGTGATGTTCGCCGCCGCGGCGTTTTTCTATGGCGTTCCTTATACTCCGACGATTGTCGGAAGCGTCGCACCCGGCGGCCCGGCATGGCAAGCGGATTTACAACCCGGCGGGAAGGTTGTCTCGGTTGCCGGAGTTTCCGATGACCTGATGCGGTTTCGTGATATGCAAATGGAGGTCTTGCATTCGGGTCTGGAGGATAGCGAACAATCCCTGCCGGTGACGTTGAAATATGGCGACGAAAACCGTGAGATGAACTTGCCGATGATGTCGATCCCCGGCAAGGAAAACCATCGCCTGATTGGGGTCATCATGGCACATCGGCCGATGATCAATGAAAAGGAAATTGGTGTTCCGAAATCAGTTGCGGCAGAGGTGCTGAGCGAGAAAGACAAGGGTGCGACGATCGTCTCCTTCAACGGCACCGCGATCGATCATGAGGCCGACGTGCCGAGTTTGCCGTTGTTGGATTTTATGTACTCCAACCCTGACAAACCGATCGAATTGGTGCTCAAACGCACCGATGGCTCCGAACACACCGTGACACTGCCGGCACAGTACGGCCAGTGGGTCGGGATTCGAGTCAAACCGGGGCCGATCACGGCCCTGGTCGACGGTGGCCCCGCCGAAAAGGCCGGCATGCAGGTCGGCGATCAAATCGTTGCCGTCGAAGGTCTTGAGCAACTCAATATCGGCGCGCTGCTATTGCGGTTAAGCGAAGAAACCGATGTCAATCTCACCGTGAAGCGAGGCGACAGCGAACAAACCCTGACCATCACGCCTGACGATTCACTGCAAACGAGCGACCCGCTCGACTTGGTACGCCACGTTGCCGCAATGAACGCGTACGGGTTCGCCTTTGAAGTCTCGTCGGTCATCGCGTCCTTTGACCAATCGCTCAAGGTCGACGGCGATCTGCCTCAGCCCGGCGATGTGCTCAAAGAAATCGTCTTGGTTGCCGAAAACGATTTCCCCGCGGAGTTCAAGGAAGAACCTTACAGCACGTTGGTCAATGAACTGTCCAAGCCCTGGAAGTTCAGCAATCAATCGACCTCATGGAGTTTCTTCGAATCCATCCAGGCTTTGCCCGCGGGAACCAAGTTTCGCTTGCGTTGTGCTCGCGGTGAAAGCCAGAAGATTATCGAGTCGACGATTCAAGTCGCTGCCGATACCGAACAGGTTCGCTTCAGCCGAGGACTTGCACTCCAGCCATACAAATCGATTCGGATCGCCGATTCGTTCGGCGAAGCGGTCTCACTCGGGCTTCGTGAAAGCAAGCACCGCCTAGGTGATGTGCTCCGCTTCCTCAAAATGGCCTTTACCGGTCGAGTTTCGGCGAACATGGTCGGCGGCCCGATTCGGATTTTTCAAGCCGCCGGAATTGAGGCCGAACGTGGGATCCCAATTCAATTGTTGTTCCTGACAATGCTGAGCATGAACTTGGCGATCTTGAACTTCTTGCCCATTCCGGTGCTCGACGGAGGACACATGTTGTTCCTGTTGTACGAAGCGGTGCGAGGACGCCGGGTCGACGAAGAGATCGAGTTCAAATTGACGCTCGCCGGCGGCTTGATGCTGCTAACACTGATGGTGTTCGTATTCTTCAATGACATCGTGAATATCAGCATGTAG
- a CDS encoding SMP-30/gluconolactonase/LRE family protein: MRKLLCFLGLAATCVGSILSANAQTPSTIGRIEILAPEMEQYVDAGTKIEVLAGGFTWTEGPVWVSDDSGGHLLFSDIPRNTIFRWSAAKGIEEFMSPSGYTGVSYYGLEPGSNGLTLDSQGRLTMCEHGDRRVSVLTRGGGKQTLVDAYQGKRLNSPNDLVFDQAGNLYFTDPPYGLPERADDPRRELDFCGVYRLDRDGQLQLLTQEMTRPNGIGLSPDESTLYIAQSDPQNPIWKAFPISDGKLGPGKVLHDAKSAMKEFPGLPDGMTVAKDGTLFASGPGGIYVISPAGKLLGRILTEGRVSNCSFDSDQKFLYMTADKFLCRVSLK; this comes from the coding sequence ATGCGTAAATTGCTCTGTTTTCTGGGCCTCGCGGCCACCTGTGTTGGATCGATTCTTTCGGCGAATGCCCAAACCCCGTCGACCATCGGGCGAATCGAAATCTTGGCTCCGGAAATGGAGCAGTACGTCGATGCCGGGACTAAAATCGAAGTCTTGGCCGGCGGGTTTACCTGGACCGAAGGACCCGTTTGGGTGAGCGATGATTCCGGAGGGCACTTGCTGTTTTCCGATATCCCACGCAACACCATCTTTCGCTGGTCAGCCGCCAAAGGCATTGAAGAATTCATGTCGCCGAGCGGCTACACCGGCGTCAGTTATTACGGTCTGGAACCGGGAAGCAACGGCCTGACCCTTGATTCCCAGGGACGGCTCACGATGTGTGAGCACGGCGATCGCCGGGTCAGTGTTCTTACGCGAGGCGGCGGTAAGCAAACGTTGGTCGATGCCTATCAAGGCAAACGATTGAACAGCCCTAACGACCTAGTCTTCGATCAAGCCGGGAACCTTTATTTCACCGACCCGCCCTACGGTTTACCAGAACGCGCCGATGACCCGCGACGTGAACTCGATTTCTGCGGCGTTTATAGGCTTGACCGCGACGGACAACTGCAACTGCTCACCCAAGAGATGACTCGCCCGAACGGAATCGGACTCTCTCCCGATGAGTCGACGCTGTACATCGCCCAAAGCGATCCACAAAACCCGATTTGGAAAGCCTTCCCGATCTCCGACGGCAAACTCGGTCCCGGCAAGGTTTTGCATGACGCCAAGTCTGCGATGAAAGAATTTCCCGGGCTACCCGACGGGATGACGGTCGCGAAAGACGGCACGCTGTTCGCCAGTGGCCCGGGGGGAATCTATGTGATCTCTCCCGCCGGAAAACTGCTCGGGCGAATTCTAACCGAAGGTCGCGTCAGCAACTGTAGTTTCGATAGCGATCAAAAGTTCCTTTACATGACCGCCGATAAGTTTCTGTGCAGGGTCTCGCTAAAGTAA
- a CDS encoding TIGR00266 family protein, whose product MEFQVNHAPTFSTLQLSLEKDEFVVAQPNSMLTMTAGIRIVARAGRQDQADADASNANQPRRHSWFGGVKNLLGGENFFTAEFRAKEDDQTVVLAPESYGDIVTLDLSEDSGYYMTRGSYLANIGPTVLKIKYGGLKGLMSKKGLFLMHATGTGQVFCQSFGAVVHRYLEAEETLFVDNRFMIAFSDSIEYKLVKATDKISDSLMSGEGLVNRYTGPGHVFYQTRSKPTGGFLSMLVDAAF is encoded by the coding sequence ATGGAATTTCAAGTCAACCACGCGCCCACGTTTTCGACGCTACAGCTATCGCTAGAGAAGGATGAGTTCGTCGTCGCACAGCCCAATAGCATGCTGACGATGACGGCTGGAATTCGAATTGTCGCGCGGGCGGGGCGTCAGGATCAGGCGGATGCCGACGCGAGCAATGCGAACCAGCCGCGGCGCCATTCATGGTTTGGCGGCGTCAAAAATTTGCTCGGTGGCGAGAACTTCTTTACCGCCGAGTTCCGGGCCAAGGAGGACGATCAAACCGTCGTGCTCGCCCCAGAAAGCTATGGTGACATCGTTACCTTAGATCTTAGCGAAGATTCCGGTTACTACATGACGCGGGGATCTTATTTGGCCAACATTGGGCCAACGGTGTTGAAGATTAAATACGGCGGTCTGAAAGGATTGATGAGTAAGAAGGGGCTGTTCTTGATGCACGCCACCGGGACCGGTCAGGTGTTTTGCCAGAGCTTTGGGGCAGTCGTTCATCGCTACTTAGAAGCGGAAGAAACGTTGTTCGTTGACAATCGCTTTATGATCGCATTTTCGGATTCGATCGAATACAAACTGGTCAAGGCGACTGACAAAATCAGTGACTCGTTGATGTCGGGGGAAGGGTTGGTCAATCGATACACCGGCCCGGGGCACGTGTTTTATCAAACCCGTAGCAAGCCGACCGGTGGGTTTCTTTCGATGTTGGTCGACGCGGCCTTTTGA
- a CDS encoding adenosylmethionine--8-amino-7-oxononanoate transaminase: MSDYPAWQIEGYDHLWMPYCQMKTAPLPLAVRSTSGVRLHLADGRTVIDSLASWWSACHGYNHPAVVDAIEQQLSLMPHVMFGGINHEPALRLARRLAAILPGDLNRVFFADSGSVALEVAMKMAIGFWRNHGQPGRTRFLAFHHAYHGDTTGAMSLCDPNRSMHASFGDGLLKQLHLDLPRDDVALAQLDQTLGHHRDELAAVVIEPLVQGAGGMRFHSPKVLRAIAEACRRNDVLLIADELATGFGRTGTMFAVQGTENQNLDKNSPVTSGSAVIPDIICVGKALTAGMLPMAATIASDRVFDAFFSDDPSDALMHGPTFMANPLACAAANASLDLFENEPRLAQVREIERQLSDQLGVCRQIDRVVDVRVKGAIGVLQVDRLDHVDRLRQAFLDRGIWLRPFGDCIYTTPSLVISPDDLSQITTAMVEVTRQWASWN, translated from the coding sequence ATGTCAGACTATCCCGCATGGCAAATTGAAGGCTACGATCATCTGTGGATGCCTTATTGCCAAATGAAAACCGCGCCGCTGCCGCTTGCGGTACGATCGACCAGTGGCGTTCGACTGCACCTTGCCGACGGCCGCACGGTGATCGACAGTCTGGCATCCTGGTGGTCGGCCTGTCACGGGTACAACCACCCTGCCGTTGTGGATGCGATCGAGCAGCAGCTGTCGCTGATGCCACACGTCATGTTCGGCGGGATTAACCACGAACCGGCACTCCGGCTGGCCCGGCGTTTGGCGGCGATCCTGCCGGGGGATTTAAACCGCGTCTTTTTTGCCGACAGCGGATCTGTGGCGCTCGAAGTTGCGATGAAGATGGCGATCGGATTTTGGCGGAACCATGGCCAGCCCGGTCGCACCCGATTCTTGGCATTTCATCATGCCTATCACGGTGATACGACCGGCGCGATGTCATTGTGCGATCCCAACCGCAGCATGCACGCCAGCTTTGGCGATGGCCTGCTTAAACAACTGCACCTCGATTTACCGCGTGACGACGTCGCCCTCGCACAGCTAGATCAAACACTTGGTCACCACCGCGACGAACTTGCCGCCGTCGTGATTGAGCCACTTGTCCAAGGCGCCGGGGGGATGCGATTCCATTCCCCCAAGGTGCTGCGGGCGATCGCCGAGGCCTGTCGCCGGAACGATGTATTACTGATCGCCGATGAGTTAGCAACCGGTTTCGGCCGCACCGGGACAATGTTCGCCGTGCAAGGAACCGAAAACCAGAACCTCGATAAAAACAGTCCTGTGACATCAGGTTCCGCGGTTATTCCCGACATCATCTGTGTCGGCAAGGCGTTGACGGCAGGGATGTTGCCGATGGCGGCGACAATCGCCAGCGACCGAGTGTTCGACGCATTTTTCAGCGATGACCCTAGTGACGCTCTAATGCATGGCCCGACCTTTATGGCCAACCCGCTCGCCTGTGCGGCGGCCAATGCGTCGCTGGATCTTTTTGAAAACGAACCGCGGCTCGCGCAGGTCCGCGAGATCGAACGCCAACTCAGCGATCAACTGGGTGTGTGCCGCCAGATCGATCGGGTGGTCGACGTTCGAGTCAAAGGCGCGATCGGGGTGCTGCAAGTCGATCGCCTGGATCACGTCGATCGATTGCGACAAGCCTTTCTCGACCGCGGGATTTGGCTGCGTCCGTTCGGGGATTGCATCTACACCACGCCGTCGCTGGTCATCAGTCCCGACGACCTTAGCCAGATCACCACGGCGATGGTGGAAGTGACGCGACAATGGGCATCCTGGAATTGA
- the ftsH gene encoding ATP-dependent zinc metalloprotease FtsH, which translates to MSEKKRSSRDPEDKESRGKNSTGKDSRGDGPSRETRGSGVWLVIIAVVVAVMLSATMFNNNEIQMPYPVLERLLEAHAEANTGGNQGENAGVPKVVVDSPSDPSEKWEFSDLQLVLLGENKITGTVMWRPLSAPGEVDDSENVPLQKSFWTIRDRNETQDARMDQLVSQSGVNWDNARPNTFLADNWFNLLMLAAIIAIGAIMLRRIGGVGSPMSFSRSRGKLHGQEDLSITFEDAAGIDEAVEEVREVVDFLKNSEKYQALGGRIPKGVLLVGPPGTGKTLLAKAIAGEAGVPFFSLSGSDFVEMFVGVGAARVRDMFQQATSRAPCIIFIDELDALGKSRSGSVVGGHDEREQTLNALLVEMDGFDSNNGVIVIAATNRPETLDPALLRPGRFDRQVLVDRPDVAGREAILKVHVKSVKLADEVDLRHIASITSGFVGADLANLVNEAALLAARANKNAVSTTEFDEAVDRVTAGLEKKNRVMNEDEKIRVAYHEAAHALVAAALPNTDPVHKVSIIPRGFAALGYTMQRPESERYLMTKLELESRMKVLLAGTLAEEMVMQDISTGAQNDLERCTEIARSMVMDYGMSRLGRINYRRSTGSAFLAGGGGNGHSTSYGEDTAKMIDKEVARIVEEALGQTRDILAQRREVLEAITQRLLEVEAIDNTELMRVIEETSAGPWLVPGTITEKPRAQIRKPENDLDTLKDAN; encoded by the coding sequence ATGAGTGAAAAGAAGCGTTCGAGCCGCGATCCCGAGGACAAAGAGTCGCGCGGCAAGAACTCCACAGGCAAGGATTCACGCGGCGACGGTCCTTCGCGGGAAACTCGTGGCAGCGGCGTTTGGCTAGTGATTATTGCGGTTGTCGTCGCCGTGATGTTGAGCGCGACGATGTTCAACAACAACGAAATCCAGATGCCCTATCCGGTTCTGGAGCGTTTACTCGAAGCACACGCCGAAGCAAACACCGGCGGAAATCAAGGTGAGAACGCGGGCGTCCCCAAGGTCGTCGTCGATTCGCCCAGCGATCCCAGCGAGAAATGGGAGTTCTCGGATCTGCAGTTGGTACTTCTCGGGGAAAACAAAATCACCGGGACCGTGATGTGGCGACCGCTGAGCGCCCCAGGTGAAGTCGACGACAGCGAAAACGTTCCTTTGCAAAAATCGTTTTGGACGATTCGCGATCGCAACGAAACTCAAGACGCGCGGATGGATCAGTTGGTCAGCCAATCCGGTGTCAACTGGGACAATGCCCGCCCCAATACTTTTCTTGCCGACAACTGGTTCAACCTCTTGATGTTGGCCGCGATTATCGCGATTGGTGCGATCATGTTGCGGCGGATCGGCGGGGTCGGTTCACCGATGTCGTTCTCGCGAAGTCGCGGAAAGTTGCACGGACAAGAAGACCTTTCGATCACATTCGAAGACGCCGCGGGGATCGACGAAGCGGTCGAAGAGGTCCGCGAAGTCGTCGACTTCCTGAAAAACAGCGAGAAATATCAAGCGCTCGGTGGGCGGATTCCTAAGGGCGTCTTGCTGGTCGGACCTCCCGGAACCGGTAAGACCTTGCTCGCCAAAGCGATCGCCGGTGAAGCCGGGGTGCCGTTTTTCAGTCTATCTGGGAGCGACTTCGTTGAAATGTTTGTCGGCGTCGGTGCCGCCCGCGTTCGGGACATGTTTCAACAAGCGACGAGTCGTGCGCCATGCATCATCTTTATCGACGAACTCGACGCGCTCGGCAAAAGCCGATCCGGCAGCGTCGTGGGAGGGCATGACGAACGCGAACAAACGCTCAATGCCCTGTTGGTCGAAATGGATGGCTTTGATTCCAACAACGGCGTGATTGTGATCGCGGCGACGAACCGACCGGAAACCTTGGATCCCGCGCTACTGCGTCCCGGCCGCTTTGACCGTCAAGTCTTAGTCGACCGTCCGGACGTCGCGGGCCGTGAGGCGATCCTGAAAGTTCACGTGAAGAGTGTCAAACTTGCCGACGAAGTCGACTTGCGACACATCGCGTCGATCACCAGCGGGTTCGTCGGCGCCGACTTGGCGAACCTTGTCAACGAAGCCGCCTTGCTCGCGGCACGCGCAAACAAAAATGCGGTTAGTACGACCGAATTTGATGAAGCCGTCGACCGGGTCACTGCGGGGTTGGAAAAGAAAAACCGAGTGATGAACGAGGACGAAAAGATTCGCGTCGCCTACCACGAGGCCGCTCACGCACTCGTCGCTGCTGCGCTGCCAAACACCGACCCGGTTCACAAGGTCAGCATCATTCCGCGTGGCTTCGCAGCCTTGGGTTACACCATGCAGCGTCCCGAATCGGAACGTTACTTGATGACGAAGTTGGAATTGGAAAGCCGAATGAAAGTCTTGCTCGCCGGAACGCTCGCCGAGGAAATGGTGATGCAAGACATCAGTACCGGTGCCCAAAATGACCTTGAGCGATGCACCGAAATCGCGCGCAGCATGGTGATGGATTACGGGATGAGCCGTCTCGGTCGGATTAACTATCGACGCAGCACCGGTTCGGCTTTCCTGGCTGGCGGTGGCGGCAACGGCCACTCGACCAGCTATGGCGAAGACACCGCCAAGATGATCGACAAGGAAGTCGCCCGGATTGTCGAAGAAGCTCTCGGGCAGACACGTGATATCTTGGCCCAGCGACGCGAAGTCTTGGAAGCGATCACGCAGCGTCTATTGGAGGTCGAAGCGATCGACAATACCGAGTTGATGCGGGTTATCGAAGAGACGTCGGCGGGGCCTTGGCTGGTTCCCGGCACGATCACGGAAAAACCGCGTGCCCAAATCCGCAAACCCGAAAACGATTTGGATACACTAAAGGACGCGAATTGA
- the dxr gene encoding 1-deoxy-D-xylulose-5-phosphate reductoisomerase: protein MDLSESVTNYQPAETDSENRPQNRSVTNVAVLGTTGSIGTATVDVLQNLNRLDPQSGWRLWAASGHRNVDGLLEIVETLAASPDHGSSPIDRGVTPGCNDSRRIPERLVFSDRQAVSEPSALDRLGRAGLDRSNVRFGPDALVDVARADEVDVLVAAIVGRAGLESTVAAVEAGKRVALANKETLVVAGDLVQKKLAQNGGALLPVDSEHSAIFQCIASSHAKPRKLILTASGGPFRSASKSAMAAATPKDALAHPTWQMGPKISIDSATMMNKALEIIEARWLFDVSSDQIEVVIHPQSIIHSMVEFVDGSVLSQMSPPDMRMPIQYALTYPRRLPCPAPELDFRQPSELTLEPADLDRFPALALGFEVARCGGTAGAVVNAANEVAVELFLDEKIRFDQIVPTARKVLECHTFEPSPTLSRLLELDRWARQETRLCTGNVD from the coding sequence ATGGATCTGAGTGAGAGCGTGACGAACTACCAACCGGCCGAAACCGATTCCGAAAACCGGCCGCAGAACCGGTCCGTCACGAACGTCGCCGTGCTAGGGACGACCGGAAGCATCGGGACGGCAACCGTCGACGTCTTACAAAATTTAAATCGGCTGGACCCCCAGTCTGGTTGGCGGCTGTGGGCGGCCTCGGGGCACCGAAACGTTGACGGCCTGCTAGAAATTGTCGAGACGCTTGCCGCAAGTCCCGATCACGGTTCTTCCCCGATCGATCGCGGCGTGACTCCCGGCTGTAATGACAGTCGCCGTATCCCCGAACGATTAGTTTTTTCCGACCGGCAAGCCGTTTCCGAACCGTCCGCACTCGATCGACTCGGTCGCGCCGGACTGGACAGATCGAACGTTCGTTTCGGCCCCGACGCCCTGGTCGACGTCGCGCGGGCAGACGAGGTCGACGTGTTGGTTGCTGCGATCGTCGGCCGCGCAGGCCTGGAAAGTACCGTGGCAGCGGTCGAGGCGGGAAAACGCGTTGCCTTGGCAAACAAGGAAACCCTGGTCGTCGCCGGGGACTTGGTCCAGAAAAAGCTCGCTCAGAACGGCGGGGCTTTGTTGCCGGTCGACAGTGAACATTCAGCGATCTTTCAGTGCATCGCTAGCTCGCACGCCAAACCGAGAAAACTGATTTTGACCGCCAGTGGGGGTCCGTTTCGCTCGGCTTCAAAGTCAGCCATGGCTGCCGCGACCCCCAAGGACGCGCTCGCCCATCCGACTTGGCAAATGGGTCCCAAAATTTCGATTGATTCGGCCACGATGATGAATAAAGCCTTGGAAATCATCGAAGCCCGGTGGCTGTTTGACGTTTCATCCGATCAGATCGAAGTCGTCATCCATCCCCAATCAATCATTCACTCGATGGTCGAATTTGTCGACGGATCGGTGCTCTCGCAAATGAGTCCGCCGGACATGCGGATGCCGATCCAATATGCGTTGACTTACCCGAGAAGGCTGCCCTGTCCGGCCCCGGAGCTTGATTTTCGTCAACCGAGTGAGTTAACGCTTGAGCCGGCCGATCTCGATCGTTTTCCGGCGTTGGCGTTGGGATTCGAAGTCGCCCGCTGCGGGGGGACCGCCGGAGCCGTCGTCAACGCGGCAAACGAAGTGGCGGTCGAATTGTTTTTGGATGAAAAAATCCGCTTCGACCAAATCGTCCCGACCGCACGAAAAGTGCTTGAATGTCACACGTTTGAGCCCAGTCCGACGTTGTCGCGGCTGCTGGAATTGGATCGCTGGGCTCGCCAAGAAACGCGTCTCTGTACCGGTAACGTAGACTGA
- a CDS encoding M48 family metallopeptidase gives MPLSPHLPPEDMMHQIPDRNELLMILRRANQNAWIWISIRLVGILVLIYLINWNAVVLSPIASVTACLVIIGPLAMELAQLWGQKKKRIEDIKESTRFGDLDKHKLKFLYQETLKRLDLPAVGPPVYVSNDRSLNASAVRLTSFLTGLNGIYLHRQILHKLRDEEVQSVMGHELGHYYRFRLVDDRLMFLTVVLGAFVGLFAVQVIRLDGLLGFIVLSAICSVFWMIMNHRRYKYGMTTEFLCDDFGAQVNGVEYSISGLLKIGLDAEIRTLVYLEVLGRNLDQPDLSPKEIASSIESAVPFGYEDESDLYESVGREIQAKRQQNSRLSIRGFFRYVWESDDLDDEEALRETLERQAREINQIERVEWESVLDDPSEIRLSTRQAEELVMMIEQNPGKSLFRVPRSAAYSDGIHPPIEQRILYLWKNRDHSSSLEL, from the coding sequence ATGCCGCTATCGCCTCACTTACCGCCGGAAGACATGATGCATCAGATTCCCGATCGAAACGAATTGCTAATGATCCTGCGTCGGGCCAATCAAAATGCCTGGATCTGGATTTCAATTCGCCTCGTCGGAATACTCGTTCTGATATATCTAATCAACTGGAACGCCGTCGTGCTTTCGCCGATCGCTTCGGTCACCGCCTGCTTGGTAATTATTGGACCCTTGGCGATGGAGTTGGCTCAGCTCTGGGGGCAAAAGAAGAAGCGTATCGAAGACATCAAGGAATCAACTCGCTTCGGTGATCTCGACAAACATAAACTCAAGTTTCTGTATCAGGAAACACTCAAGCGTCTCGATCTTCCCGCCGTTGGTCCACCCGTTTATGTCAGCAACGATCGCTCGCTGAACGCAAGTGCGGTTCGGTTGACTTCGTTTCTGACCGGTTTGAACGGCATCTATCTGCACCGTCAGATCCTACACAAATTGCGTGACGAAGAAGTTCAGTCAGTCATGGGTCATGAACTGGGGCACTATTATCGGTTTCGGTTGGTCGATGACCGGCTGATGTTTTTGACAGTGGTCCTTGGGGCTTTCGTCGGACTTTTTGCGGTCCAGGTTATCCGGCTCGACGGACTACTTGGATTCATCGTTCTCTCAGCGATTTGTTCGGTGTTTTGGATGATCATGAATCATCGCCGATACAAGTATGGGATGACCACCGAGTTTCTTTGCGACGACTTTGGGGCGCAAGTCAACGGAGTCGAGTATTCGATCTCGGGGCTTTTGAAAATTGGTCTCGATGCTGAAATTCGGACGCTCGTTTATCTCGAAGTTCTCGGACGCAATCTCGATCAACCTGACCTGTCTCCGAAGGAGATCGCGTCGTCGATCGAATCTGCGGTTCCGTTTGGCTATGAGGATGAGTCAGACCTCTACGAATCGGTGGGGCGAGAGATCCAAGCGAAACGTCAGCAGAATAGCCGGTTATCGATCAGAGGTTTCTTTCGATACGTCTGGGAATCGGACGACTTAGATGACGAGGAAGCACTGCGTGAGACGCTCGAACGGCAAGCGAGAGAGATCAACCAGATTGAACGGGTGGAATGGGAAAGCGTTTTAGATGACCCGAGCGAGATACGCTTATCAACGCGGCAGGCGGAAGAACTCGTGATGATGATCGAGCAAAACCCTGGAAAGTCGCTGTTCCGTGTGCCACGGTCGGCCGCCTACAGCGATGGCATCCACCCACCGATCGAGCAGCGAATTCTCTATCTCTGGAAGAATCGTGACCACTCGTCTTCGTTGGAACTGTAG